AATTTAACTTGATAGTAATAATAAAATTTTTTAATTGTAGGATTGTTATAACCAAGTACCTAAACATATATTTATCCCTAAAAACTTTTAAAGATTTTTTAAAGATTAAATATATTCCAATTTAGTTTAATAGCTACTTTTAAAACTTTTTCTTTAAAAAATATTATTTTTATCTGAAGCCTGTCATTGTAAAAATTTAATTTATTCAATGAGTTGATGCTATTTTTAATATTATTTTATAAGTTGACCTGTTTCTCTCTTAATCAGTAGGTCCGGGGTTCGAACCCCCGTCAGCCCACCATTCTTTTTCTAATTCCTTGAAAAAAAATTATTGTTTGGTATTCTATTTTAATAGTTTTTTGTTAAGGAGATTTGATTTGAAAAAAGCTTTGATAAATTTAATTTGTACTTTTATTCCTAGTAAGAACTTAAGGGTTAAGATTAGGAATTTGTTTTTGCATAAAGATTCTATGTCTGAAGAAAAAATATTACAGTACTTTGCAGATAACTATCATAATGAGGAAGTTAAAAAATTAGGTTTTGGAATAACTTCACAAGCTTATTTAGTTGGAGATATATTGTTTAAATTTCAAAGAAAGAAATATGATTATTCAGTTAATAAAATAGAAAAAAATAATTGTGATTTTATTTCAGAGAGAGTTGATGTGGAGATTCCTAATATTACTTTACATAAAGATATAAAAGGGCTTTCTTATAAAATATTAAAGGGACATGTTGTTAAAACACTTATAGATAAATCAGATGTTGTTAAAGATGTTAATGTTACTTTATCCTCTTCTGCTGATTTTTTATCGCAATTGCATTTTATTGATTTAAAAGAAGCTAATGGAAAAATAAAAAGGAAATGTAGATTGTTATCTTTGAAGCTTGAAGGCGTTTTTTTAAGTTTGTTCTTTGTTAAAAAATATTTTTCTTTTAAGGAAACTTTTAAAATAATTTCAATGGTGTTTAAATCTTTCTTTTTGAAAAAGGATTTATCTATCATTCATAATGATTTTTCATTTTATAATTCTTTATTGGATGATGATGGTAAAGTTTCTGGTATTATTGATTGGGCAGGAGCTGCTATTGAAGAAAGATATTGGGATTTAGCATCATTCAAAGTTAGGCTTAGAAATAATAAGCATTTTGATATTTTTATAAATGAATATGATAAAAAAATTGGAAAAGAAACTGATATTAAAAAGATTAATATCTTAGCATTGTTGAAATCTTTGGATTTACTTTACACAGTATATTCTATGAAGAATGACGGTCGTATTAGAATGCAAATTAATTTTATAAAGGATTTAATAAAAGCTTATTAGTAAAAAAAACAGTTACTGTTTTGTAGTATTTATTGATTTGATTTATTTTGTGATACTTGTTCTAATTTAAGTTGTTATTATGAAACTTAAGAAAAGGAGGTTATCATGAAAACATTTGATACAGTTGCATTATTATTAACAATAATTGGTGGTATAAATTGGGGGCTTGTTGGTCTTATCAATTTTGATTTAGTTGCGTGGATTTTTGGAGCGGGTTCTGTTTTAGCTAGAATTGTTTATATCTTAGTTGGTATTTCAGCTATAGTTAGTTTGAAAGAATTATAATTAATTTAATATAAGGAAATTAAAAACGTCCATTTGGGCGTTTTTACTTTTATATAATGTGTTGTTATAGTATAATTCTTTTATATAAATTGGAGGTTTTTATGGTTAAAATTAAATTGAATATGGCTAGTTCTGCAGATGGATTTGTTGCAGACGAAAATGGTAAAGTTGATTTTTTAAATAGATATCCTATGGAAGAAACTGCCAGCAAGAAATTTAGTGATTTTATGGATAGTATAGATGTTATAGTTATGGGATCTAAATCTTATTTACAATTGCCTGAATTAAGTCCTGATGAATGGCTTTATAAAGGAAAGAAAATTTTTGTTTTTTCTGATGGAAGGTTCCCAGTTCCAGATATTGCTAAAGGAGAAGAAATTAATTTTTGTAAAGGTGAAGTGGATTGGTTTATAGACCAAATAAAGAGTTCTTCTCAAAAAGCCGTTTGGTTATTTGGTGGAGCAAATATAGTTAAGCAATTTCATGATGAAGGTTTTATTGATGAATATATTATTACATTTGTTCCTGATGAGTTAGGAAAAGGAATAGAGTTGTTTAAATCTAGTGTTGATTTATCTAAATTGAAAAAGGTTTCTGAAGAAAGTGTTGGTGTTTTTGTAGAAAAGATTTTTGTGAAATAAATTTTTTATTGTTTCAATTTCGATTCTAAATTATTATTTAAATAAATTGTGATTAAATATTGGAGGTAAATATGGATTTAATGTTTTTATTAGTAGTGATAGGATTTTTAATCCTTTCAGGTTTAACTGTTGTTATGCAATATGAAAAGGGTGTTGTTTTTACACTTGGTTCTTATAGTAGTACTAGAGAGGCTGGGTTGACTTGGGTGTTTCCTATTATACAGGAACTTAGAAAGGTTGATATGAGAATTAAGACAGTGGATGTTCCTAAGCAAGAGGTTATGACTAAGGATAATATTCCGGTTTATATTAATGCGGTTGTTTATTTTAAAGTGAAAAATCCAGAGGATGCTGTGATTAAGATTTCCAATTATGTTTATGCTGTTTCTCAATTAACGCTTTCAGCGCTGAAAGATGTTATTGGTACTAATGATTTAGATGCAGTGCTTTCTGAAAGAGTTAGAATTGGTAATGAAATTAAGAAGATTGTTGATGCTGAAACTGATAAATGGGGTATTGATGTAGATTCTATTAATGTGCAAGAAGTTGAGTTGCCAGAAGATATGAAGAGAGCTATGGCAAAGCAAGCTGAGGCAGAAAGAAATAGAAGAGCTATGATTATTGCTGCTGATGCGGAAGCTCAGGCTTCGGCAAAATTATTAGAGGCTGCGAAATTATTAGAGAAGAGTCCTTTGAGTATGCAAATGAGAACGTTGCAAACTATTAAAGATATTTCTAATTCTTCATCTCAAAAGATTGTTTTATTTCCGACTGAGTTGAGTGGAATTGCGGATGCGTTAAAGCCTAAGAAAAAATAAATAAAAATGGAGCCAAATGGCTCCTTTTTTATAATCAGTAGTTTAATTAATTTCCTATAATACTCGTTTCTCCCTCAAATGTTAATATATTTATATTGAGAGCAGATGCTTGGGCTTTTTGTATTCCTTTAGGGTGCACAAAATCACCACATACCTCTGTTAATGCAATTGCTTCATCCCAATGTAATTTAGGAAGGTGTTTTGCATCCTTTTCTTTAGGGTCTTTATTATAGATGGCATAATCTTTAAGAAGAACAACTTCTACTATTCCATAGAATTTAGATTCTTTTAAAGCTATTCCAATTTCTATGGCACTGATATCAGAGCCATCTAAAGAAATTGTTCCCCATCTACCATGTATTCGGCCAATAAAGCCAGGTATTATTGGTACATAACCACTTTCAAGCACTCTATATATATCTTGAGTGTTGACATTTAGGATTTCTAATCCATTTCCGTTCTTTTTTAGATTTACAGGATGTTGGAATTGTTGTTCATTCATTAAAGCGCTCTCTATTTCCATTGCTTTTAAATTATTATTTAAAAGATTGGCAGTAGATAACTCTCCAATTGCTAAATTTTCATGATATTCGGCAGTTCCTTCTTTATGAAAGCTAGATGCAATAAGGGCTCTAGTAAATCCTTTAAGTGCAGAATTTACAATAATTACTTTATAACCTTTAGAACTATAATTATTAATTATTTCATAAATTTTTGAGTGTTTCTCCTTTATTTTTTCGGAATCATATAAACTTCCGATAGAAGAGCCTCCGGCTTTGATAATTACTACTTTTTTATTATTCATATGTACTAGGTTTAAATTATTTAATTTGAGTCCAATATATTTAATATACTTGATAAGTCAAGGAAAATTAAATAGGGACCATGAAGGTCCCTAAATTTATGCCGCTATGTTTTTAGTTTTCAGACGGCGTTTTTTGTTTATATACTTTTTCTTTTTTGGTTTGATATGTGCCGTAGCTCCAACTCTAACAGATTTGATTTTTCTGCTGCGAATTTTTTGTACATTTCTTCTGTATTGGATGATGATGTAAAGTCCATCATCTGACCATCCTAGAAAAATACCTTTTTGAGTTTTTTTGAAACCACGAACCTCAAGAAAGAGAAAATCGTTTACAGAAACATTGTTAGTTTCTAGATTTTGATTTAGTAGATAATTCATAATAGGTTTAAATTATGTTTATAAAACGTTGATGAATTATTTTTAAACATAAAATATGCAATTGCAAGTGGAAAAAATATTTTTATAAAAAAGAGGCTCTTTCGAACCTCTTAATATTTATTAGAATTTGTTGTTTTTAGGGAAGCCGTAGGGAACCATTTTTCCTACCTTAGCTCTATTATTTTTCCACATTTCAACGTCTGCTGGTTTTACGGAATATGTTTTGCTGCCGCTTGCCCATGAGAAACCTTCAAGTGATTTGAATGAGATTACATCGCTAAGATGAGTTTTCTTTTCTTTATACTTTTGAAGGATTACACCTTTACCTTTTCCAAGTGTTGGTAATTCATTAATATCGAATATTAACAACATTCTATTATTACCTGTTATGGCGATAAGGTCATCATCTTTTTCTATGATTTTAGCAACTACAGGAGTATCTCCAGTTTTTAATCCCATAACAGTTTTACCGTTTTTAGTTGAGGCAATAGTTTCTGCTATTGGGGTTTTGAAACCGTTTCCACTTTTTGAAGCTAGAAGGATTTCTTTTTCTTCATCTGTCTTGTCGTTGTAATCGAAGATTTGAACTATTTTTGCAGTCTTTAATTCTATCATTAGGTTGATAGGTTCGCCGAAACCTCTTCCTCTTGGAAGTTTTGCAGGGTCGATTGTATAGAACCTTCCATTGTCAGCAAATATTAATAGTTTATGTGCTGAATTGGAGTGTATTGCAAAGCCAAGTTTGTCACCGTCTTTGAATGCGAAATCTTGAGTTAGGTCTACATGTCCTTTAAGGGCTTTGATCCAACCTTTTTCAGAAATGATTATTGAAAGAGGTTCTCTAACTACGAAGTCAGCTTCGTTGTAAGATAGAGTTTCAGCTTCGTTATCAATTTTAGTTTTTCTTTTACCAACTTTAGTTTTCTTACCGAATTTAACTTTAGTTTCTTCTATGTCAGTTGCAACTGTTTGAAGTTGTAATTCTTCTGAATCTAAGATTTCTTTAAGGTGATCTCTTTCAGCTTCTAACATTTTTTTATTTTCTAGAATTTCGTTTTCTTCAAGTTTTCTTAACTGTCTTAATTTCATGTTTAAGATAGCTTCTGCTTGAACGTCGCTTAGACTAAATCTATCCATTAATAATGGTTTTGGTTCATCATTGTTTCTGATGATGTTGATGATTTCGTCTAGGTTTAAGTACGCGATTAATAAACCGTTTAAGATTTCTAATCTGTGCTCAATTTTATCTAGCTTATATTTACTACGACGAACTAGAACTACTTGTTGATGATCGATAAATTCTTGTAGGAATTCTCTTAGAGGCATAACTCTTGGAACACCTTTTGAATCTAGTGCGTTCATGTTGTAGTTGAATTTGATTTCAAAGTCAGTGTTTTGTAATAGTTGAGCCATAAGTTTTTCAGCTTCGATGATTCTGCTCTTTGGTTCGATTATGATACGAACGTTTTCGTCAGATTCGTCTCTGATGTCAGCAACTGTGTTTAGTTTTCCGTTGTTGATAAGCTCAGCTGTTTTTTCTATTAAACGAGATTTTTGAACTTGGTATGGGATTTCAGTGATAGCTATTTGATAAGCGCCTCTACCTAGTTCTTCTTTTTCCCATTTACATCTTAATTTAATAGCGCCTTTACCTTCTTCGTAAATTCTTGAAATAGTGTCGTGGTTTTCGCAAACTATTCCGCCAGTTGGGAAGTCAGGTCCTTTGATGTATTTTGTTAATTGTTTTGTTGTAGCTTCTTTATGTTTGATTAGGTAAAGTAAAGCTGCACAAACTTCGTCTACGTTGTGAGGAGGGATATTTGTTGCCATACCTACGGCGATTCCCATTGCTCCGTTTGCTAGAAGGTTAGGGAAGCAACCTGGCATAACTGAAGGCTCGTTGTGTTCGCCATCGTAAGTTGGTACGAAATCAACTGCGTCTTCGTCTAGACCTTCCATAAGTTTGATTGCAATTTCTGTTAGACGGGCTTCTGTATATCTCATTGCCGCTGGGCTATCACCGTCTACGTTACCGAAGTTTCCTTGACCATCTACTAGTGGAAAACGTACTGAGAAGTCTTGTGCTAAACGAACCATAGAGTCATATACTGCTGTGTCACCGTGTGGGTGATATTTACCGATTACGTCGCCGACGACTCTGGCAGATTTTTTAAAGCCGGATTGAGGTGCAAGTCTTAATGCACGCATTGCGAATAGTAGTCGTCTATGTACTGGTTTAAGACCGTCTCTCACGTCCGGTAGGGAACGAGATACGATTGTAGACATAGCGTACTCTAAGTATTTTTCCGATAGGGCTTCAGCCAGTTGGATTGTTTTTATTTCATTTATCATTCTTTTAAACTTCCTTTTTCTGTTTCTGATTTTAGAACTTAGAACAGAAAAAATCAAGTTTATTTTTCCTGTGTCTTTTAACCCAATTTAAGCCAAAGTATCGATTCTTAATTTTCAGTCATGTATTATTTATACACTCCTAAAAATTAAAATCTACTTTGACTTTCTTGAATTAAAATACTTTGGAAAAAATTTCTTATGAGAATTTGTTCTTGTTGATTTATTTTAATATAGTTGTTATCAATTAATTTTTAAATTTATAGTAATGGAGGTTATGAATGGATAATTTTAAATTAATAAAAGATATTGAAAGTAATTCTTATGATTATAAAGATACTTTAAAAGTTTCACCTATAGTTGTTAAAATTGCTGAAATAATTAAAAACTCTGAGAATGGAGATGTATTTGGTATAAATGCAGATTTTGGTGTTGGTAAAACAGTGTTTTGTCATAGGTTAAAGAAGTATTTAGAAAGTGATTTTGATAATATTATATATTTAGATATCTGGAAAGATGATCTTTCTGATAATCCTTTAATGCCAATAATATATTCTATTACTAATGAACTTAGCACTAAAAATGATATAGTAAATAAAAAGTTAAAATCTATAGGGTGTGCTTTAGCTAAAACTGCTTTAAAAGCTGGTATTGGATATATAGAACAACAAGCTAATTTAAAAATAAAAGATACTTTTGATAAGGAATTTAATATAGATGGAGGAATTGATTCAATTATAAAAAGTTTGGAAAATGATGATGAATTTAAAAAATCTGAATACTTTAGAAATAAAAAGTTAAAAGATGAATTTAAAAAGACTTTGAGTGATTTTTTGAAAGACAAAAGTATTTTACTTATTGTTGATGAGTTAGACAGATGTAGACCTGATTTTGCAGTTCATACTTTAGAAATTATAAAGCATTTTTTTGATGTTAATAATTTAAAATTTGTCATATCTTCAAATAAAAATCAGTTACAAAGTGCTGTTAAATGTATTTATGGAGTAGAAGATTTTGATGGATATTATAGAAGGTTTGTTGATATAAATTTCAATTTACCAAAAGTGGATTTTCAAAATTATTCAAATTATCTTTTTAATGATATCGGTTTAAAGTATGATAAGAAAAGAGTTTTAACTTTTTCTTTTAAGGATCAATTTAATTTAAAAAATATTGATGATGTTTTATCGGATACATTTTCTTATTATTCAAATTTATTTAATTTTTCTGCTAGAATGCAAAAACAAATTTTTAATAAATTACAAAGTTTTGTTAATTCAGATAGTGAATTTGTTTTTATTCCTGAAATACATTTGGTATTATTATTAATATATGAATATAATTTGCAAATGTTTTTGGATTTAAAAGAAGATCCATCTCTTATTAATAGGCTTTTAGATAGTAAGATATCTGAAAGGTATGGTTATTGGAGAAATGGACTTTCAACTATAGAGAGAAAAAATATTATTTATCTGTTTCAGTTTAGAGAATTAAGGAAAAATTTATCGGAATGGTATTTAATTAGTAACTTGATTAAACCTGTCGATTCTAAATCTGCTTTAACAAATATAAATTTATATCAGAATATTTTTTCAGATAAAAATATAAATTATTCAGATGATAAATTTTTTGAAATTTTAAGAAATAGTTTTGACTCTATAGAGTTTATAGAAAAAGTATTGGAAAATTAAAAATTTAAAAAAATAATTCTTGATTAAATGGTGTGCCGATGGTACACTATTTTTATATCGGGTGATTATCTGATTGGGGCTTCAAAACCTCTCGTAAAGCGGTCTGCTAGCAGAACCTGAAAAGGTCAGATCGAAAACAAAAAACTGCCTTCTTTGTCTTTAGGGACTGGGAGGCAGGGTTATGTCCAGGCTTCGGCTAAAAGCCCGCGCTGTCTTTACGCAGTTTTGAACTCCCAGTCCGTTTGTTTTTACTCTCGGGCTTTTTTATTTTATTGGAGTTTTTTTATGAGAATGATTTTAGTTTGGTTTTTAGTTATACTTTTGGTGATATTTTATCCTATTTATGATTTTCTTCGAGCTCTAATTCGTTGGGATTGGGCATCTCTAAAGGATAATGATGAGGAGTGGTTTTTTTGTGAAGAAGATCACTGTGATGATGGGGATTAAATAAAGGCCTCTATAATTAGAAGCCTTGGGTTTTTAAATTTTTTTATTATACGGCTGTCGCCACGGGTCTGCACACTTGTAGTTCGTCACCGGGTATAAAAGGAACCCAGCATCTATTGTATGTTTTTACAATAGTGTCTACATTGAAAGTGTCTAATACTTCTTTGGCAATCATGATGTCTTTTTCATCGTGTATGTTAGATGAAAGAGTGTCTTTTGAAAAGACATCGAGTTCGTTGCTTACCAGAAAAGTTTTGCTGCTAACGTTTTCTCTTTTGCCTTCGGGAGACTCAGCGTTGAATGCGTAGAAGCCATAAGCTTTGTTTGATAAAGCTATTTGAATGATAGATTCTAGAACAGTGTCTTGTTCTATCTTTTCGATGGTTTCATGATTTTGCTTACATGAGCATGAACATTTTAATAATACAAGGTAGAGATTCATAAACTTTGATTTAATTAGGTTTAACTTATTTATCTAATTTAAGTTAAGGGAATTGTTTGGTCATGTCAAGGGAAAATGAAATTTTAAGTTGTGAAAATATGGCTAATTATTTTTGTGAATTAGCTTGATAAGAAGGGATTGCTATATTATAATAATATGACTATTTAAGATGAGAATTTTTAGGAGGAATTTTAAATGAAAAAGTGTTTTCATTCTAGGCATAAAAATAATTTTGGTGATGTGTTAAACAAGCACATGTTTGATGCTCTTTTTGATGATTGGAAAAGGGTGAAACCATGGAAGGCTAATTACTTTATGATAGGTAGTATTATTGATAAAGTTTTGCAGGATGGGACTAAATTTCATTTTAAAAATTTGTTTAAGAAAAAAGATGATTTGACGTTGCTTGGAACTGGGTTTATTCAGCCATCTCCTTTTAAAAAAGATTTGATTCATAAAAATATTATACCTGTGGCTGTTAGAGGTGAAACTACTAAGGCTAGACTTGAAAGTATGGGCGTTGATTGTAGTGAAACTGTTCTTGGTGACTGGGGTTTGATAGCTGATAAGTTTGTGGATTTTGAAAAGAAAGAAAAGAAATATGATGTTGGAATTATTCCTCATTATGTGGATAAGGAGCATCCTACTTTAAAACGATTCGACGGGGATAATAGGGTGAAAATCCTTGATATTAGCCGAAATCCTAAAGATTTTATAGAGGGCGTTTGTGAGTGTGAAACGGTGTTGTCTAGTGCTATGCATGGTTTGATTATTGCAGATGCATTGAAGATTCCTAATCTCGCCTTGAGACTTTCTGATTTGGTTGTTGGTGGTGAGTATAAATTTAATGATTATTATTCTGTTTTTGGAAAAAAGGTTAAGTTTTTATATCCAAAAGATTTAGATGAAATTGATGATTTGAAAAAATATATTAGTGAGAATTATGAGCTTTCTAATGATGAAATTGATAGGGTTAAAAAGAATATTTATGATTGCTTTTTGAAGGTTAAAAAAGTTAATAAAAAATAGGTGGGTTTCAGTATGACTAAAAAGAAGAAAATTATATTGTCGTTGACTAGTTATGGGAAGCGAGTTGATACAGTTTATTTGACTATTCAGACTTTGTTGAAGCAGACAAAAAAAGCTGACAAAATCGTTCTTTGGTTGGCTGAAGATGAGTTCAGTTTGGAGACTATTCCTGCGAGTTTAAAATCGCTTGTTGATGAAGGTAAGTTGGAAGTTGGTTTTTGTAAGGATATAAGGTCGTATAAAAAGTTAGTTCCTAGTTTGAAGAAATATCCGAATGATATAATAATCACTTTTGATGATGATATTTTTTATAAAAATGATATCGTTGAAAAATTATATAATGCTTATTTAAAAGAACCGGAGTTGTTACATTGTATGAGAGGTCGTATGATGAAATATAATTCTAAGGGAGAATTGTTGTCTTATAAAAAGTGGAGGAAATTTCCTTTATACTTTAAAGCGGATATAAATATCCTTCCTACTACTGGTGGTGGAACATTATTTGTTAAAGAGTATTTTGATGAAGATGTATTTAGAGATGATGTTTTTATGAAATTGGCTCCTCATGCAGACGATGTTTGGTTTAAAGCTATGACTATGAAGAATGGTGTGAAGTGTAAGCTTATTAAGAGAAGGTTTTGGCATTCTACTAAGTTGGATAATATTGATGGAACACAAGAAGGTGGTTTATGGGAATTAAATAGAAATATTTATGAGGGGAATAATCCGCAGATAAAAGCTGTTTTTGAAAAGTATGGAATTTGTAAGATGGTAGATATTCCTAAAAAGAAATAAAAATAAAAGCCTCATAAGTTGGAGGCTTTTTTTGAAAAAATAAATTGTTTAATTTTGGCAGTTTACTTACTGTTCTTTAATCTCCATCAATTGGTCGTTATCTTTTATGAAGTTGGTCCAGAAGCCGTTGTAGCATTTTACAACATATTCCATATTTTCCATTTCTTTCATTAGGTTTATTAGACCGGTGATAGTGTCTTTTTCGATCTTGGACTTAAACTCAGTGATTTTTTCTAGTTTTTTAAGGGTGAAAAGTTCACATTCATTTTCTTTAACAAGGAAGATTGTTTTTGATTTATTTTCTTGTGTGCTATTTGGGCCATTTGCTTCAAATGTTTTAAATCCAAAGGCATTATTTTTAATGGCTTTTTGGATGATCTCATCCATATATAAATTGTCACTAATTTCTTCTGTTTCATAATAGATGGGTGAAACTGAAGGAACAAAAATAAAGTACTCTACGTATTTTTTCATTTCTTTTTTATTTAAAGGTTACTTAGTCTTTAAGATATATTATGTTTGATTTTTATCAAGCTAAAAATTTTTCAAATGAGTTTGTATAAAAAAGCCTCCCAGATGGGAGGTTTATTTTTTAATATGATCCACTTAAGATTGGTGGGATGATTTGTTTTTTTCTACTCATTACACCAGGAAGCCATTTTGATACATTGTTTTCAATCTTAGTATCGAAGGCTTTATCTATACGGAACATGTCATTAGATACTACTAGCAAGTAACTGCTTTGCTTTATGATATCTGTGATTATCATTATAACAGTTTCGTATCCGTCATCATTTTTAATTCGGTTCATTTCAGAAATGATTTCTTCTTGTTTAGAAGGGGAAATGTGATCAGCATCGATAAGTTCTATTTGTCCTATGCCGAACATATTTTGACCAACAGCAACGTTTTTGAAGTCTCTTCTGATTAATCTTTCTGCAGGAAGATTAACGTCAGATTTAACTTTGAACATTTCCATACCAACTT
This sequence is a window from Alphaproteobacteria bacterium. Protein-coding genes within it:
- the parC gene encoding DNA topoisomerase IV subunit A; this translates as MINEIKTIQLAEALSEKYLEYAMSTIVSRSLPDVRDGLKPVHRRLLFAMRALRLAPQSGFKKSARVVGDVIGKYHPHGDTAVYDSMVRLAQDFSVRFPLVDGQGNFGNVDGDSPAAMRYTEARLTEIAIKLMEGLDEDAVDFVPTYDGEHNEPSVMPGCFPNLLANGAMGIAVGMATNIPPHNVDEVCAALLYLIKHKEATTKQLTKYIKGPDFPTGGIVCENHDTISRIYEEGKGAIKLRCKWEKEELGRGAYQIAITEIPYQVQKSRLIEKTAELINNGKLNTVADIRDESDENVRIIIEPKSRIIEAEKLMAQLLQNTDFEIKFNYNMNALDSKGVPRVMPLREFLQEFIDHQQVVLVRRSKYKLDKIEHRLEILNGLLIAYLNLDEIINIIRNNDEPKPLLMDRFSLSDVQAEAILNMKLRQLRKLEENEILENKKMLEAERDHLKEILDSEELQLQTVATDIEETKVKFGKKTKVGKRKTKIDNEAETLSYNEADFVVREPLSIIISEKGWIKALKGHVDLTQDFAFKDGDKLGFAIHSNSAHKLLIFADNGRFYTIDPAKLPRGRGFGEPINLMIELKTAKIVQIFDYNDKTDEEKEILLASKSGNGFKTPIAETIASTKNGKTVMGLKTGDTPVVAKIIEKDDDLIAITGNNRMLLIFDINELPTLGKGKGVILQKYKEKKTHLSDVISFKSLEGFSWASGSKTYSVKPADVEMWKNNRAKVGKMVPYGFPKNNKF
- a CDS encoding dihydrofolate reductase family protein, whose product is MVKIKLNMASSADGFVADENGKVDFLNRYPMEETASKKFSDFMDSIDVIVMGSKSYLQLPELSPDEWLYKGKKIFVFSDGRFPVPDIAKGEEINFCKGEVDWFIDQIKSSSQKAVWLFGGANIVKQFHDEGFIDEYIITFVPDELGKGIELFKSSVDLSKLKKVSEESVGVFVEKIFVK
- a CDS encoding slipin family protein, whose amino-acid sequence is MDLMFLLVVIGFLILSGLTVVMQYEKGVVFTLGSYSSTREAGLTWVFPIIQELRKVDMRIKTVDVPKQEVMTKDNIPVYINAVVYFKVKNPEDAVIKISNYVYAVSQLTLSALKDVIGTNDLDAVLSERVRIGNEIKKIVDAETDKWGIDVDSINVQEVELPEDMKRAMAKQAEAERNRRAMIIAADAEAQASAKLLEAAKLLEKSPLSMQMRTLQTIKDISNSSSQKIVLFPTELSGIADALKPKKK
- a CDS encoding KAP family NTPase; protein product: MDNFKLIKDIESNSYDYKDTLKVSPIVVKIAEIIKNSENGDVFGINADFGVGKTVFCHRLKKYLESDFDNIIYLDIWKDDLSDNPLMPIIYSITNELSTKNDIVNKKLKSIGCALAKTALKAGIGYIEQQANLKIKDTFDKEFNIDGGIDSIIKSLENDDEFKKSEYFRNKKLKDEFKKTLSDFLKDKSILLIVDELDRCRPDFAVHTLEIIKHFFDVNNLKFVISSNKNQLQSAVKCIYGVEDFDGYYRRFVDINFNLPKVDFQNYSNYLFNDIGLKYDKKRVLTFSFKDQFNLKNIDDVLSDTFSYYSNLFNFSARMQKQIFNKLQSFVNSDSEFVFIPEIHLVLLLIYEYNLQMFLDLKEDPSLINRLLDSKISERYGYWRNGLSTIERKNIIYLFQFRELRKNLSEWYLISNLIKPVDSKSALTNINLYQNIFSDKNINYSDDKFFEILRNSFDSIEFIEKVLEN
- a CDS encoding phosphotransferase, coding for MKKALINLICTFIPSKNLRVKIRNLFLHKDSMSEEKILQYFADNYHNEEVKKLGFGITSQAYLVGDILFKFQRKKYDYSVNKIEKNNCDFISERVDVEIPNITLHKDIKGLSYKILKGHVVKTLIDKSDVVKDVNVTLSSSADFLSQLHFIDLKEANGKIKRKCRLLSLKLEGVFLSLFFVKKYFSFKETFKIISMVFKSFFLKKDLSIIHNDFSFYNSLLDDDGKVSGIIDWAGAAIEERYWDLASFKVRLRNNKHFDIFINEYDKKIGKETDIKKINILALLKSLDLLYTVYSMKNDGRIRMQINFIKDLIKAY
- a CDS encoding polysaccharide pyruvyl transferase family protein, whose translation is MKKCFHSRHKNNFGDVLNKHMFDALFDDWKRVKPWKANYFMIGSIIDKVLQDGTKFHFKNLFKKKDDLTLLGTGFIQPSPFKKDLIHKNIIPVAVRGETTKARLESMGVDCSETVLGDWGLIADKFVDFEKKEKKYDVGIIPHYVDKEHPTLKRFDGDNRVKILDISRNPKDFIEGVCECETVLSSAMHGLIIADALKIPNLALRLSDLVVGGEYKFNDYYSVFGKKVKFLYPKDLDEIDDLKKYISENYELSNDEIDRVKKNIYDCFLKVKKVNKK
- a CDS encoding DUF378 domain-containing protein, which codes for MKTFDTVALLLTIIGGINWGLVGLINFDLVAWIFGAGSVLARIVYILVGISAIVSLKEL